A single region of the Anticarsia gemmatalis isolate Benzon Research Colony breed Stoneville strain chromosome 11, ilAntGemm2 primary, whole genome shotgun sequence genome encodes:
- the tau gene encoding microtubule-associated protein tau isoform X6: MEANNASRAPTESRPIAGIAGQDSSQPPPPPVRPLSRVDSRSAFPSQAPRPGAPQAQPRPQFQTGGPVTSPSQFAPRPGAPVPPPRGPAPPGPPGSQQVRPVPPTLRPLGPQSIAPQGPRPAQLPATQPTQRAPPPNNLQFGPRQPPIGPVTTPDGGRAQTVLQPNSASKNGPSPGPGQILRQPSQGSLKGFDSSNAYQTKPANLENQSLSNDNQNVNKTENGIEGPGVAKGRSYSIAAAPGAPSPLKPDDDRRKSVSAIGGRIDDFTSRSPGLSLIQEGKIDSKENIRESKESIRSEISNDGGKDTTDRPESRLSGSKMTESFIGVLPSATPKKKVDDDDDVVLQNNLTSSKNPDPPRAKEDLSDRSPSLTRSDDSPEPKQKQPPSPAAPNKPQVATPEPQRPKTPKVETKQETRIDANKEMKPATTPHKTLPPKSPITDAKPPTPVQKKPSELNTSIASSDAKKSTPRKTASAPKSRPKDGDNDSGVDESTQGNDVNGSPGSPNKKIPSKLPMKEKSSNSLKTSLSRSSSKSATAKTPENPLPAEKKKMPMNKVQVGNAPSPNIKAVKSKIGSLDNATYKPGGGKVRIENRKLEFGNITPKIAAKNDAYTPSGGAKKIVTTKLEWNAKSKIGSLQNAAYKPGGGDKKIETVKLDFKEKAKPKVASTVNITHKPGGGGVKSPVPPAAAEPPKSDENLNQQEC; the protein is encoded by the exons ATGGAAGCGAACAACGCGAGCCGG GCCCCGACGGAGTCACGTCCAATCGCTGGGATAGCTGGTCAAGATTCGTCCCAGCCACCGCCACCTCCAGTTCGTCCACTAAGTAGAGTCGATTCTCGTTCAGCATTCCCATCACAAGCACCAAGACCAGGAGCACCGCAGGCTCAACCAAGACCTCAGTTTCAAACTGGAGGGCCCGTAACCTCGCCGTCACAATTCGCACCTAGGCCGGGTGCCCCTGTGCCACCACCGAGAGGACCAGCGCCTCCTGGGCCTCCAGGCAGCCAACAAGTTCGTCCTGTTCCTCCGACATTAAGACCTTTGGGCCCACAATCTATTGCACCTCAAGGTCCACGACCAGCGCAATTGCCTGCAACTCAGCCTACCCAACGAGCTCCTCCACCGAACAACCTACAGTTCGGTCCGAGGCAGCCACCGATTGGACCCGTCACCACACCTGACGGCGGCAGGGCGCAAACAGTTTTGCAGCCAAATAGTGCAAGCAAAAACGGACCATCTCCAGGTCCTGGACAAATTCTAAGGCAACCATCTCAAGGCTCTTTAAAGGGCTTTGATTCATCTAACGCTTACCAAACTAAACCAGCCAACCTGGAGAATCAAAGCCTGTCCAATGACAATCAAAATGTCAACAAAACTGAGAACGGCATCGAAGGACCTGGAGTGGCAAAAGGCCGGAGCTACAGTATCGCAGCTGCTCCGGGAGCTCCGAGTCCATTAAAACCAGATGACGACCGTCGTAAATCAGTCAGTGCTATTGGGGGCAGAATTGATGACTTCACAAGTCGCAGTCCGGGGTTGTCTTTGATACAAGAAGGAAAAATAGACAGCAAAGAAAATATTCGCGAATCTAAAGAAAGTATCAGATCTGAGATATCAAATGATGGCGGCAAAGATACCACCGATCGCCCAGAATCGCGGCTGTCTGGATCAAAAATGACAGAATCCTTTATCGGTGTCTTACCAAGTGCAACCCCAAAAAAGAAAGTTGATGACGACGATGACGTAGTTTTGCAGAACAACCTAACATCTTCAAAAAATCCTGATCCACCTAGGGCTAAAGAAGATTTATCAGATCGTTCTCCATCTTTAACTCGAAGTGATGATTCTCCAGAGCCTAAACAAAAGCAGCCGCCAAGTCCAGCTGCTCCAAATAAACCCCAGGTTGCAACTCCTGAGCCACAACGACCAAAGACACCTAAGGTGGAAACCAAACAGGAAACGAGGATAGATGCGAACAAAGAAATGAAGCCCGCTACAACACCGCATAAAACGCTTCCCCCTAAATCTCCTATTACGGATGCTAAGCCCCCAACACCAGTTCAGAAGAAACCGAGTGAATTGAATACGTCGATCGCTTCCTCAGATGCAAAGAAATCGACACCGCGCAAGACAGCCTCAGCTCCTAAATCACGACCTAAAG ATGGCGATAACGATAGCGGTGTTGACGAATCTACTCAAGGAAAT GATGTGAACGGATCCCCTGGTTCACCAAACAAGAAGATACCGAGTAAGTTGCCTATGAAGGAAAAATCGAGCAACAGTTTGAAAACGAGCCTTTCAAGGTCGTCAAGCAAAAGTGCTACCGCCAAAACGCCTGAAAACCCACTGCCTGCTGAAAAGAAAA aaatgcCGATGAATAAGGTACAAGTCGGCAATGCGCCGTCACCAAACATCAAAGCAGTGAAGTCCAAAATTGGTTCGTTGGACAATGCGACCTACAAACCTGGCGGTGGAAAGGTTAGGATTGAGAACAGGAAACTAGAGTTCGGCAACATTACGCCTAAGATTGCCGCTAAAAACGATGCGTACACTCCGAGTGGTGGTGCtaaaaag ATTGTTACCACAAAACTTGAATGGAATGCTAAGTCAAAGATTGGATCTCTTCAAAACGCTGCGTACAAACCAGGCGGTGGTGATAAGAAAATAGAAACTGTGAAATTGGATTTCAAGGAAAAGGCAAAACCGAAGGTTGCTTCTACAGTGAACATCACTCACAAACCTGGCGGAGGAGGAGTTAAG AGTCCAGTACCACCGGCGGCAGCGGAACCTCCCAAGTCAGATGAAAATTTGAATCAACAGGAGTGTTAA
- the tau gene encoding microtubule-associated protein tau isoform X5 → MEANNASRAPTESRPIAGIAGQDSSQPPPPPVRPLSRVDSRSAFPSQAPRPGAPQAQPRPQFQTGGPVTSPSQFAPRPGAPVPPPRGPAPPGPPGSQQVRPVPPTLRPLGPQSIAPQGPRPAQLPATQPTQRAPPPNNLQFGPRQPPIGPVTTPDGGRAQTVLQPNSASKNGPSPGPGQILRQPSQGSLKGFDSSNAYQTKPANLENQSLSNDNQNVNKTENGIEGPGVAKGRSYSIAAAPGAPSPLKPDDDRRKSVSAIGGRIDDFTSRSPGLSLIQEGKIDSKENIRESKESIRSEISNDGGKDTTDRPESRLSGSKMTESFIGVLPSATPKKKVDDDDDVVLQNNLTSSKNPDPPRAKEDLSDRSPSLTRSDDSPEPKQKQPPSPAAPNKPQVATPEPQRPKTPKVETKQETRIDANKEMKPATTPHKTLPPKSPITDAKPPTPVQKKPSELNTSIASSDAKKSTPRKTASAPKSRPKDGDNDSGVDESTQGNDVNGSPGSPNKKIPSKLPMKEKSSNSLKTSLSRSSSKSATAKTPENPLPAEKKKMPMNKVQVGNAPSPNIKAVKSKIGSLDNATYKPGGGKVRIENRKLEFGNITPKIAAKNDAYTPSGGAKKIVTTKLEWNAKSKIGSLQNAAYKPGGGDKKIETVKLDFKEKAKPKVASTVNITHKPGGGGVKSTVAKDGSRAIENQKLEFKAQSKVGSLDNVKHKPGGGDIKIFDDKDYIKQMSGQSPVPDSLGHSRQEPEYLYTFY, encoded by the exons ATGGAAGCGAACAACGCGAGCCGG GCCCCGACGGAGTCACGTCCAATCGCTGGGATAGCTGGTCAAGATTCGTCCCAGCCACCGCCACCTCCAGTTCGTCCACTAAGTAGAGTCGATTCTCGTTCAGCATTCCCATCACAAGCACCAAGACCAGGAGCACCGCAGGCTCAACCAAGACCTCAGTTTCAAACTGGAGGGCCCGTAACCTCGCCGTCACAATTCGCACCTAGGCCGGGTGCCCCTGTGCCACCACCGAGAGGACCAGCGCCTCCTGGGCCTCCAGGCAGCCAACAAGTTCGTCCTGTTCCTCCGACATTAAGACCTTTGGGCCCACAATCTATTGCACCTCAAGGTCCACGACCAGCGCAATTGCCTGCAACTCAGCCTACCCAACGAGCTCCTCCACCGAACAACCTACAGTTCGGTCCGAGGCAGCCACCGATTGGACCCGTCACCACACCTGACGGCGGCAGGGCGCAAACAGTTTTGCAGCCAAATAGTGCAAGCAAAAACGGACCATCTCCAGGTCCTGGACAAATTCTAAGGCAACCATCTCAAGGCTCTTTAAAGGGCTTTGATTCATCTAACGCTTACCAAACTAAACCAGCCAACCTGGAGAATCAAAGCCTGTCCAATGACAATCAAAATGTCAACAAAACTGAGAACGGCATCGAAGGACCTGGAGTGGCAAAAGGCCGGAGCTACAGTATCGCAGCTGCTCCGGGAGCTCCGAGTCCATTAAAACCAGATGACGACCGTCGTAAATCAGTCAGTGCTATTGGGGGCAGAATTGATGACTTCACAAGTCGCAGTCCGGGGTTGTCTTTGATACAAGAAGGAAAAATAGACAGCAAAGAAAATATTCGCGAATCTAAAGAAAGTATCAGATCTGAGATATCAAATGATGGCGGCAAAGATACCACCGATCGCCCAGAATCGCGGCTGTCTGGATCAAAAATGACAGAATCCTTTATCGGTGTCTTACCAAGTGCAACCCCAAAAAAGAAAGTTGATGACGACGATGACGTAGTTTTGCAGAACAACCTAACATCTTCAAAAAATCCTGATCCACCTAGGGCTAAAGAAGATTTATCAGATCGTTCTCCATCTTTAACTCGAAGTGATGATTCTCCAGAGCCTAAACAAAAGCAGCCGCCAAGTCCAGCTGCTCCAAATAAACCCCAGGTTGCAACTCCTGAGCCACAACGACCAAAGACACCTAAGGTGGAAACCAAACAGGAAACGAGGATAGATGCGAACAAAGAAATGAAGCCCGCTACAACACCGCATAAAACGCTTCCCCCTAAATCTCCTATTACGGATGCTAAGCCCCCAACACCAGTTCAGAAGAAACCGAGTGAATTGAATACGTCGATCGCTTCCTCAGATGCAAAGAAATCGACACCGCGCAAGACAGCCTCAGCTCCTAAATCACGACCTAAAG ATGGCGATAACGATAGCGGTGTTGACGAATCTACTCAAGGAAAT GATGTGAACGGATCCCCTGGTTCACCAAACAAGAAGATACCGAGTAAGTTGCCTATGAAGGAAAAATCGAGCAACAGTTTGAAAACGAGCCTTTCAAGGTCGTCAAGCAAAAGTGCTACCGCCAAAACGCCTGAAAACCCACTGCCTGCTGAAAAGAAAA aaatgcCGATGAATAAGGTACAAGTCGGCAATGCGCCGTCACCAAACATCAAAGCAGTGAAGTCCAAAATTGGTTCGTTGGACAATGCGACCTACAAACCTGGCGGTGGAAAGGTTAGGATTGAGAACAGGAAACTAGAGTTCGGCAACATTACGCCTAAGATTGCCGCTAAAAACGATGCGTACACTCCGAGTGGTGGTGCtaaaaag ATTGTTACCACAAAACTTGAATGGAATGCTAAGTCAAAGATTGGATCTCTTCAAAACGCTGCGTACAAACCAGGCGGTGGTGATAAGAAAATAGAAACTGTGAAATTGGATTTCAAGGAAAAGGCAAAACCGAAGGTTGCTTCTACAGTGAACATCACTCACAAACCTGGCGGAGGAGGAGTTAAG TCTACAGTTGCAAAAGATGGATCGAGAGCA ATCGAAAATCAAAAATTGGAATTCAAAGCACAAAGTAAAGTGGGATCACTGGATAACGTAAAGCATAAACCTGGAGGCGGTGATATCAAAATATTCGATGACAAAGATTACATCAAGCAGATGAGCGGACAGTCGCCGGTACCTGATAGTCTGGGCCACTCGCGGCAGGAG CCAGAGtatttatacacattttattga